A single window of Streptomyces aquilus DNA harbors:
- a CDS encoding S-methyl-5'-thioadenosine phosphorylase, producing MANAEIGVIGGSGFYSFLDDVTEIQVDTPYGPPSDSLFLGDVAGRRVAFLPRHGRGHHLPPHRINYRANLWALRSVGARQILGPCAVGGLRPEYGPGTLLVPDQLVDRTKSRAGTYFDGLPLPGGNVPNVVHVSLADPYCPVGRTAALKAARGRDWEAVDGGTLVVIEGPRFSTRAESLWHQAQGWSVVGMTGHPEAALARELELCYTSLTLVTDLDAGAETGEGVSHDEVLRVFAANVDRLRGVLFDAVAALPANEERDCLCTTALGGMDPGFALP from the coding sequence CGTTCCTCGACGACGTGACCGAGATCCAGGTGGACACCCCCTACGGCCCGCCCAGCGACTCCCTCTTCCTCGGTGACGTGGCGGGCCGACGCGTCGCGTTCCTGCCCCGGCACGGACGCGGCCACCATCTTCCGCCGCACCGGATCAACTACCGCGCCAATCTGTGGGCGCTGCGGTCGGTGGGCGCCCGCCAGATCCTCGGGCCCTGCGCCGTGGGCGGACTGCGCCCCGAGTACGGGCCCGGCACGCTGCTCGTACCGGATCAGCTGGTCGACCGTACGAAGTCCCGGGCGGGCACGTACTTCGACGGGCTCCCGCTGCCCGGCGGCAACGTGCCCAACGTGGTGCATGTGTCGCTGGCCGACCCGTACTGCCCCGTCGGCAGGACGGCGGCGCTGAAGGCGGCGCGCGGGCGGGACTGGGAAGCCGTGGACGGCGGGACGCTGGTCGTGATCGAGGGGCCGCGCTTCTCGACCCGTGCCGAATCGTTGTGGCACCAGGCGCAGGGCTGGTCGGTGGTGGGCATGACCGGCCACCCCGAGGCGGCGCTCGCCCGTGAACTCGAACTCTGTTACACCTCGTTGACGCTGGTCACGGACCTCGACGCGGGCGCCGAGACCGGTGAGGGCGTCTCGCACGACGAGGTGCTGCGGGTCTTCGCGGCCAACGTCGACCGGCTGCGGGGTGTGCTGTTCGACGCGGTGGCCGCACTGCCGGCGAACGAGGAGCGGGACTGCCTGTGCACAACGGCCCTCGGCGGGATGGATCCGGGCTTCGCACTGCCCTGA